One Lampris incognitus isolate fLamInc1 chromosome 18, fLamInc1.hap2, whole genome shotgun sequence genomic region harbors:
- the LOC130128789 gene encoding zinc finger and BTB domain-containing protein 12-like, whose product MSSYGDGYIQSRNLTCSLKTRERQVSYATGERGKYRPSPTQEKMEPLLFRLPGHGDTTLKHMNFLRSRQNFCDITIVASENKTFRGHKVVLAACSPFLRDQFLLNPSSKLQVSVLHSSTVVCDLLQSCYTGVLKFNPEEIVNYLTAASYLQMEHIVERCRSALKKYLQPRNPSPPRIKTEESQLTPVIVSGSAQSVASISPPAGCASPVQQHSPAAPVLSLDENNSDDHTEQACSQHNSDSSELKESSVQVNASAEEEARGDDYDILTVYIPEEEQSAGCSKDMDQERAGPSSGPQEACFSETDVIMLREGVKFDLNPTEQDLDTGSFSREGLSLDGFRTFKRKLPEPKVGRGRGRGRGFKRWKWVSSQERRSTGSAHHQDLWSLSTAGMGGGFGLDYSQESLKAGNYLSIDLSAMDFSMGEAQGDVSPMAAGIAPYALEESSGNTGGGGSGLGAVPTNEGGDESVAVVGSTSSVAGPVTCEHCGMTFPSAHSLAIHSRSIHLLYACPCCGKHFHHSVSLTRHLAVHRGAGKTHQCPLCYKTFTQKSTLIDHMNLHSGERPHRCAYCHARFAHKPALRRHLKEQHGKTTGQNSLHEQEERERERGGGAGAGRQIREEEQERPITEQSS is encoded by the exons ATGAGCAGCTACGGCGACGGATACATACAGTCTAGAAATCTAACCTGCTCTTTAAAAACCCGAGAAAGACAAGTTAGCTACGCAACAGGAGAAAGAGGAAAATACCG ACCTTCTCCAACCCAGGAAAAAATGGAGCCCCTGCTTTTCCGGTTGCCTGGCCATGGGGACACAACACTGAAGCACATGAATTTTTTGAGGTCCCGCCAGAATTTCTGTGACATTACCATTGTGGCCAGTGAAAACAAAACATTCAGGGGCCATAAAGTGGTGCTGGCTGCTTGCTCCCCTTTTCTGAGGGACCAGTTCCTCCTGAACCCCTCCTCAAAGTTACAG GTATCAGTGCTTCATAGCTCCACGGTGGTGTGTGACCTGCTGCAGTCCTGCTACACAGGTGTGTTAAAATTCAACCCAGAGGAGATAGTCAACTACCTGACAGCTGCCAGCTACCTGCAGATGGAGCATATAGTGGAGAGGTGCCGGAGTGCCCTGAAAAAGTACTTGCAACCAAGGAACCCTAGCCCACCAAGG ATCAAGACAGAGGAAAGCCAGTTGACTCCAGTGATAGTCAGTGGCAGCGCTCAATCTGTCGCCTCCATATCACCCCCCGCAGGCTGTGCCTCCCCCGTGCAGCAACACAGCCCTGCAGCCCCAGTACTCTCCCTGGATGAAAACAATTCTGATGACCACACTGAACAGGCCTGCAGCCAACACAATAGTGATAGCTCTGAGCTAAAAGAGTCATCTGTTCAA GTGAATGCATCAGCTGAGGAGGAGGCCAGAGGGGATGACTATGACATCTTAACAGTTTACATCCCTGAAGAGGAGCAGAGCGCCGGGTGCAGTAAAGATATGGATCAGGAGAGAGCAGGTCCTTCCAGCGGGCCTCAAGAGGCATGTTTTTCAGAGACTGACGTCATCATGTTAAGAGAAGGGGTCAAATTTGATTTGAATCCAACCGAACAAGATCTTGACACCGGCAGCTTCTCCAGGGAGGGTCTCAGCCTGGACGGGTTTCGCACTTTTAAGCGCAAACTCCCAGAGCCTAAAGTCGgccgggggagagggaggggaaggggtTTCAAGAGGTGGAAGTGGGTCTCGTCACAGGAGAGGAGGTCCACGGGTTCGGCTCACCATCAGGATCTGTGGTCCCTGTCCACTGCTGGGATGGGAGGGGGATTTGGGCTGGACTACAGCCAAGAGAGCCTCAAAGCAGGAAATTACCTCTCAATTGATCTCTCAGCAATGGACTTCAGCATGGGGGAGGCACAGGGAGATGTTTCCCCCATGGCTGCTGGCATAGCCCCATATGCCTTGGAAGAGTCTAGTGGCAATACTGGAGGAGGAGGATCCGGTCTGGGAGCTGTTCCAACGAATGAAGGAGGGGATGAGTCAGTGGCAGTGGTGGGGTCCACCTCCAGTGTGGCAGGTCCGGTCACATGTGAGCACTGTGGAATGACATTTCCCTCTGCCCATTCGCTTGCCATCCACTCTCGCTCTATCCACCTGCTGTACGCTTGCCCCTGCTGCGGCAAGCACTTTCACCACTCTGTCAGCCTCACCCGGCACTTGGCTGTCCACCGAGGGGCCGGCAAGACCCATCAGTGCCCGCTGTGTTACAAGACCTTCACCCAAAAGTCCACACTGATTGACCACATGAACCTGCACAGCGGTGAGCGCCCACACCGCTGTGCATACTGCCACGCCCGCTTCGCCCACAAGCCTGCCCTGCGACGGCACCTCAAGGAGCAACACGGGAAGACCACAGGGCAAAATTCCCTTCATGaacaggaggagagggagagggagcgaggaggaggagcaggagcaggaagaCAGATAAGGGAGGAAGAGCAAGAACGCCCAATCACTGAGCAGTCATCGTAG